A section of the Malus sylvestris chromosome 17, drMalSylv7.2, whole genome shotgun sequence genome encodes:
- the LOC126609975 gene encoding magnesium transporter MRS2-1-like yields MEDLKERLLPPKVPKPASAVNLREASYRSSAFGRQPFQGVDVLGLKKRGQGLRSWIRVDTSGNSQIIEVDKFTMMRRCDLPARDLRLLDPLFVYPSTILGREKAIVVNLEQIRCIITADEVLLLNSLDSYVLQYVVELQRRLTTNGVGDVWQSDGSGLSRQRGNRNFDSVFGSTSPDYLPFEFRALEVALEAACTFLDSQAAELEIEAYPLLDELTSKISTLNLERARRLKSRLLALTRRVQKVRDEIEQLMDDDGDMAEMYLTEKKSRMESAFYGDQSMMGYRSTDGPSLSAPVSPVSSPPDGRKLEKSLSIARSRHESMRSSESAKESIEELEMLLEAYFVVIDSTLNKLTSLKEYIDDTEDFINIQLDNVRNQLIQFELLLTTATFVVAIFGVVAGIFGMNFEISLFDEPAAFQWVLIITGVTGFCIFSAFVWFFKYRRLMPL; encoded by the exons ATGGAGGACCTCAAAGAGAGGCTGCTTCCACCAAAAGTCCCAAAACCTGCATCAGCTGTAAACCTTCGCGAAGCATCTTATCGATCATCTGCCTTTGGAAGGCAACCTTTTCAAGGAGTAGATGTTCTGGGGCTGAAGAAGCGGGGCCAGGGCCTTCGGTCTTGGATTCGCGTTGATACGTCTGGCAATTCTCAGAtcattgaggttgataagttcACCATGATGCGTCGTTGTGATCTTCCTGCTCGTGATCTACGCCTGCTTGATCCTTTATTTGTTTACCCTTCCACCATCCTTGGAAGAGAGAAAGCTATTGTGGTTAATCTAGAGCAGATTCGATGTATTATTACGGCCGATGAGGTTCTGCTTTTGAATTCCCTTGATAGCTATGTATTGCAGTATGTGGTGGAGCTTCAGAGAAGATTGACAACAAATGGAGTAGGTGATGTTTGGCAGTCTGATGGTTCTGGCTTGAGTCGGCAGAGAGGAAATAGAAATTTTGATAGTGTGTTTGGGAGCACATCACCTGATTATTTGCCCTTTGAGTTTAGGGCTTTAGAAGTTGCTCTGGAGGCTGCCTGTACATTTCTCGATTCTCAG GCAGCCGAACTAGAAATTGAAGCATATCCATTACTGGATGAGCTCACGTCAAAGATCAGTACACTAAACTTGGAACGTGCACGTCGTTTGAAAAGCAGACTTCTTGCCTTGACTCGGAGAGTTCAGAAG GTTCGGGATGAAATAGAGCAGCTCATGGATGATGATGGAGATATGGCTGAGATGTATCTCACTGAGAAGAAAAGTCGCATGGAGTCAGCATTTTATGGTGATCAATCTATGATGGGGTACAGATCTACAGACGGTCCATCTCTTTCTGCTCCTGTTTCTCCTGTGTCTTCACCTCCCGATGGCCGAAAGCTTGAGAAAAGCCTGAGCATTGCAAGGAGTAGACATGAAAGCATGAGGAGTTCAGAAAGTGCCAAGGAGAGTATAGAAGAGCTTGAGATGTTACTGGAAGCATACTTTGTTGTCATTGATAGCACCCTCAATAAGCTGACATCG TTGAAAGAGTACATTGACGACACCGAAGATTTCATTAACATTCAGCTG GATAACGTTCGAAACCAGCTGATTCAATTTGAGTTGCTACTCACGACTGCAACGTTTGTTGTTGCCATATTTGGGGTTGTGGCAGGAATATTTGGGATGAATTTCGAAATATCATTGTTTGATGAGCCTGCTGCATTTCAGTGGGTACTTATAATTACAGGAGTAACTGGCTTTTGCATATTTTCTGCATTTGTGTGGTTCTTCAAGTACCGAAGACTGATGCCACTTTAG
- the LOC126611938 gene encoding putative disease resistance protein RGA3: MADAVALVSRLIDQLQEKHRFPELARILRDIEPVLEDAEKRGVKEEPVRVWLDKLKDASCDIEDVLDECCSAAVPESEDTQKEEEEESRGISKAFSFVKVCFSQLTSCFCCTDIVDWLRIAKRIKCLRERLSEIATERHRFKFNSVKNREIEQSGRLGIGTATYKLIEEVESAIYGRDEDTKILISKLVPERSEGCWGNGVISIVGVGGMGKTTLARLAYNDQSVRTHFDLRIWGCDSVSPDEPRVAREILEAIPRKSGTLNSVEREALLESIRASIGGKKFLLVLDNAWDLRDGDFSKGYVLWKLLRFGAAGSRILLTARTSNIAKMMGATSVIDLSAVSQEDAWLMFRQRAFFGRDASECKQLERIGKKIVKKCYGLPLAIKTLAGLMHFKNTRGQWESVLREMVWELGHANNISTFDLLLFSYHDLPPVLRCCFSYCAIFPKGHVIERDNLIKMWMSQGYLGFNVDRNKEKEILGQECFMNLAMRSFFQDFETDYKGSIVKCKMHEEVHRLVQYVTRYDCFITGIDCIEESGSGGTCDSSYVLAPGADLGEANIDVARHSTFVLAPGAAFPNSACKGKGLRTLFTLSSMNIAINPDILLHLTCLRTLTLSRCWFKELPEDVGKFIHLRYLNLSSNEELERLPETLCDLSNLQTLLINDCMRIRKLPERMGKLLNLRHLHIDCSFNLESLPKGIAKLTSLQTLDMLVLPQYDNEEAFKLGDLKILNKLEGYLHICRCGNLEDVNEAEKAELVNRGNLVDLTLDFDGSEERGLEDKIILEALQPHPNLESLEIRKYRGRTVSPDWMMSLTNLRRLILHSCLDCESLPPLGKLLSLESLEICHMKSMKKVGCEFLGIETGGAEKCCLVSFPKLRELRFSSLFKWNAWVGASKSKKEDSWTQIMPCLMSLEIDSCFCVKALPHFLKEIPLQNLTISKCKILQKHCQKSKGKEWSKISHIPNIKFNV, from the coding sequence ATGGCTGATGCAGTCGCCTTGGTCTCCAGACTCATAGACCAGCTCCAAGAAAAACACAGGTTCCCAGAGCTCGCCAGAATCCTCCGCGACATCGAACCTGTTCTAGAGGACGCCGAGAAGAGGGGAGTGAAGGAGGAGCCAGTCAGAGTGTGGTTGGACAAGCTCAAAGACGCCAGCTGCGACATCGAGGACGTGCTCGATGAGTGCTGCAGCGCTGCCGTCCCTGAATCAGAAGATacccagaaggaggaagaagaagaaagtcgTGGAATATCGAAAGCTTTTAGCTTTGTGAAGGTATGCTTTTCCCAACTCACCTCGTGCTTTTGTTGCACTGATATAGTCGATTGGCTTCGAATTGCAAAGAGGATAAAGTGTTTGAGGGAAAGACTGAGTGAAATTGCAACTGAGAGACATAGGTTCAAGTTTAATTCTGTAAAAAATAGAGAGATTGAACAATCCGGGAGACTAGGAATTGGAACTGCCACTTATAAGTTAATTGAAGAAGTAGAGTCCGCAATCTATGGTCGAGACGAAGATACGAAGATTTTGATAAGCAAATTGGTACCTGAGAGGAGTGAAGGGTGTTGGGGGAATGGTGTAATCTCAATTGTTGGGGTGGGTGGAATGGGGAAAACCACTCTTGCCCGGTTAGCATATAATGATCAAAGTGTCAGAACCCATTTCGATCTGAGGATATGGGGGTGCGACTCTGTTTCGCCTGATGAGCCGAGGGTTGCCAGAGAAATTCTTGAAGCTATCCCTCGTAAGAGTGGAACGTTGAACTCTGTTGAACGGGAAGCTTTGTTAGAGAGTATTCGTGCATCGATTGGTGGAAAGAAGTTTCTTCTAGTCCTTGATAATGCGTGGGATCTCCGGGATGGAGACTTCTCAAAGGGGTATGTTCTTTGGAAGCTTTTGCGTTTTGGTGCAGCAGGGAGTAGGATTTTGCTGACTGCAAGAACTAGCAACATTGCTAAGATGATGGGAGCTACTAGCGTAATTGATCTAAGCGCAGTGTCGCAGGAAGATGCGTGGTTAATGTTTAGACAGAGAGCTTTTTTCGGAAGGGATGCAAGTGAGTGCAAACAACTCGAAAGAATTGGTAAGAAAATTGTAAAGAAGTGCTATGGCTTGCCTCTTGCGATAAAGACCTTGGCGGGTCTCATGCACTTTAAGAATACTAGAGGACAGTGGGAATCTGTTTTGCGAGAAATGGTGTGGGAATTGGGACATGCCAACAACATAAGCACTTTTGACCTGCTTCTGTTTAGCTATCATGATCTGCCACCTGTGCTTAGATGTTGTTTCTCATATTGTGCAATATTTCCGAAAGGTCATGTCATTGAGAGAGACAATTTGATCAAAATGTGGATGTCGCAAGGTTATCTTGGTTTCAATGTCGACAGAAATAAAGAGAAGGAAATACTAGGCCAAGAATGCTTTATGAATTTAGCGATGCGGTCTTTCTTCCAAGACTTTGAAACAGACTATAAAGGGAGCATTGTAAAATGCAAGATGCATGAAGAAGTGCATCGCTTGGTCCAATATGTCACAAGGTATGACTGCTTTATCACGGGTATTGATTGCATTGAAGAGTCTGGCAGTGGAGGCACCTGTGACTCTTCTTATGTCCTAGCACCTGGGGCTGACCTCGGAGAGGCAAACATTGACGTAGCCCGTCATTCTACTTTTGTCCTAGCACCTGGGGCTGCATTTCCTAACTCAGCATGCAAAGGAAAAGGACTGCGTACACTCTTCACATTGAGTTCAATGAACATTGCGATAAACCCTGATATACTCTTGCATCTAACATGTCTGAGAACACTAACTCTGAGTCGCTGCTGGTTCAAAGAACTACCGGAGGACGTTGGAAAGTTTATACATTTGAGATATCTCAATTTATCTAGCAACGAAGAGCTGGAAAGGTTGCCTGAGACGCTGTGTGATTTATCTAACTTGCAAACTTTGTTGATCAACGATTGTATGCGAATTAGAAAACTACCAgagaggatggggaagctattgAACTTAAGACACCTTCACATTGATTGTTCTTTTAATCTAGAGAGTTTGCCCAAGGGAATTGCAAAACTGACTTCTCTACAGACACTAGATATGCTCGTCCTACCACAGTATGACAACGAAGAAGCATTTAAGCTGggagatttgaaaattttgaacaagCTTGAAGGGTATCTTCATATATGTAGGTGTGGGAACCTAGAAGATGTGAATGAGGCTGAGAAAGCGGAACTCGTAAACAGAGGAAACCTTGTTGATTTGACTCTAGATTTTGATGGGAGTGAAGAGAGGGGGCTCGAAGATAAAATTATACTTGAAGCTTTACAACCACATCCGAATTTGGAATCTTTAGAGATTCGGAAGTATAGGGGCAGAACCGTGTCTCCAGATTGGATGATGAGTTTAACGAATTTGAGAAGGCTTATCCTGCATTCCTGCCTGGATTGTGAGTCTCTACCTCCTTTGGGGAAACTCCTGTCCCTTGAATCACTCGAAATATGtcatatgaaaagcatgaaaaagGTGGGGTGCGAGTTTTTGGGGATAGAAACCGGTGGTGCAGAGAAGTGCTGTTTAGTTTCATTCCCGAAACTGAGGGAACTTCGTTTTTCTTCCTTGTTCAAGTGGAATGCGTGGGTAGGGGCATCAAAGTCCAAGAAAGAAGATAGTTGGACCCAAATAATGCCATGTCTCATGTCCTTAGAGATTGACTCCTGCTTTTGCGTAAAGGCTTTGCCACACTTCTTGAAAGAGATACCGCTGCAGAATTTGACGATCAGCAAGTGTAAGATCCTCCAAAAACATTGCCAAAAGTCGAAAGGAAAAGAGTGGTCCAAGATTTCTCACATCCCAAATATCAAATTTAACGTTTGA
- the LOC126609985 gene encoding uncharacterized protein LOC126609985: MFGPSDRRFDLNLVEEAAPPSPDNIWRTSFVSPTGPLTVGDSVMKNDMTAAVVVRNLLTPKDNRLLSKRSDELAVKDSLALSVQCAGSVSNMAQRLFARTRQVESLAAEVMSLKQEIRGLKHENKQLHRLAHDYATNMKRKLDQMKESDGQVVLDHQRFVGLFQRHLLPSSSGAVPRNEAPNDQPLMPPPSRVLSSTEAPNHPLPVPSLSGALPTAETSPKQPL, encoded by the coding sequence atgtttggcccctccgaccgtcgttttgacttgaaccttgttgaagaggcagccccgccttctccagacaacatatggcgcacatcattcgtctcccctactggtcctcttaccgttggggattccgtgatgaagaatgatatgaccgctgcggtagtggtcaggaaccttctcactcccaaagataacagactactttccaaacggtctgatgagttggctgttaaggattctctggctctcagtgttcagtgtgcaggttctgtgtctaatatggcccaacgcctatttgctcgaacccgccaagttgaatcattggcggctgaagtgatgagtctcaaacaggagattagagggctgaagcatgagaataaacagttgcaccggctcgcacatgactatgctacaaacatgaagaggaagcttgaccagatgaaggaatctgatggtcaggttgtacttgatcatcagagatttgtgggtttgttccaaaggcatttattgccttcgtcttctggggctgtaccgcgtaatgaagctccaaatgatcaacctctgatgcctcctccttctagggttttgtccagtactgaggctccgaatcaTCCccttccggtgccttctctttctggggctctaccgactgctgaaacttctcctaagcaacctttgtga
- the LOC126609991 gene encoding uncharacterized protein LOC126609991, whose protein sequence is MSSEAKTNSTTAAGRGGGSGGGGGGGGGREFRARMEHYLYSGEKKHVFAGIVIISAVFAVPWYLMNRGAKHQSHQDYLEKADKARSQRLSSGAPAAAK, encoded by the exons atgagCAGCGAGGCCAAAACCAATAGCACAACAGCTGCAGGACGAGGAGGAGGAAGCGGTGGCGGTGGTGGCGGAGGTGGCGGAAGGGAATTTAGGGCGAGGATGGAGCACTACTTGTACAGCGGTGAGAAGAAGCACGTATTTGCAGGCATCGTTATTATCAGCGCCGTCTTTGCCGTTCCTTGGTACCTCATGAATCGAG GGGCAAAGCATCAATCTCATCAAGATTACTTGGAAAAAGCTGATAAGGCAAGGAGTCAAAGACTTTCTTCCGGGGCGCCTGCCGCTGCTAAATGA
- the LOC126609988 gene encoding uncharacterized protein LOC126609988, with protein MHDLVHDFAQFLTKSECFIMDVDGVAEKYNPVIEKIRHSTFVLAPDAAFPVSTWNGKSLRTLFILGSTNTIINPAIFLHLSSRRTLDLSDCWFKELPEEIERLPIGIARLACLQTVDMFVVARCDKNEALQLGDLVFQDHCIDGNGKEWDKISHIPNINSSD; from the exons ATGCATGACTTAGTGCACGACTTTGCTCAATTTCTCACAAAATCTGAATGTTTTATCATGGATGTTGATGGTGTTGCAGAAAAATATAACCCAGTGATTGAAAAGATTCGTCATTCCACTTTCGTTCTAGCACCTGATGCTGCATTTCCTGTGTCAACTTGGAATGGAAAAAGTCTACGAACTCTCTTCATTTTGGGTTCCACAAACACCATCATAAATCCTGCTATATTCTTGCATCTATCAAGTCGTAGGACATTAGATTTGAGTGACTGCTGGTTCAAAGAACTACCAGAAGAAATTG AGAGATTGCCGATAGGAATTGCAAGACTTGCTTGTCTTCAAACGGTAGATATGTTTGTTGTAGCACGTTGTGACAAGAATGAAGCGTTACAGTTGGGAGATTTGGTTTTCCAAGACCATTGTATTGATGGGAATGGCAAGGAGTGGGATAAGATTTCCCACATTCCAAATATCAACAGTTCTG ATTAA